A genomic stretch from Psilocybe cubensis strain MGC-MH-2018 chromosome 1, whole genome shotgun sequence includes:
- a CDS encoding 54S ribosomal protein L28, mitochondrial, protein MSIYYNVYSKPEMFDNYKSSAANMSNSLIRSAKSRLPIKTLAAIRHYAAPGLAEIQNDPQKEIIRRVLYPANLRNKATPTGTWRPDVGRALRLAIPSVQAHETIERAWLLHKRHIRKAREAETARKFECMKRAMDVLHEVDQRLFMEANKKDDPRARLPEEVEAMKNMKVSHIRALEARIRGLFPRELRIPTDTPSRTGWKYEWQAINRHI, encoded by the exons ATGTCCATATATTACAATGTATATTCAAAGCCAGAGATGTTCGACAATTACAAGTCC TCAGCCGCCAATATGTCGAATTCATTAATTCGTTCAGCAAAGTCCAGGCTCCCTATCAAAACACTTGCTGCCATCAGGCATTATGCTGCTCCTGGACTCGCTGAAATTCAAAACGATCCACAAAAAGAGATCATCCGACGCGTTCTCTATCCCGCGAATCTGCGGAATAAGGCGACACCAACTGGTACATGGCGCCCCGACGTGGGACGTGCCCTGCGTCTTGCCATTCCATCCGTTCAAGCCCACGAAACAATAGAGCGCGCGTGGCTCCTCCATAAACGACATATCAGAAAGGCTCGGGAGGCAGAGACGGCTAGGAAGTTTGAGTGCATGAAGAGAGCCATGGACGTTCTGCATGAGGTGGATCAGAGGTTGTTTATGGAAGCCAACAAGAAGGATGACCCGCGTGCTAGACTTCCAGAGGAGGTGGAAGCGATGAAAAATATGAAAGTGTCCCATATTCGTGCTTTGGAGGCCCGGATACGTGGGCTCTTCCCTCGCGAATTACGGATACCTACGGATACCCCGTCGCGTACAGGATGGAAATATGAGTGGCAAGCTATCAACAGGCATATTTAG
- a CDS encoding 50S ribosomal protein L1, which yields MLSPLLRQCVSSPPCTASRARLFSTSVALQYNRKNNASTIRVPSKKAQAAKARRKALLAAKEDSRFLKLTLEDAIAVLRAVEVASPKSTYELTVKTSVGNGVAVPRGRVNLPREAKAKTEDKILVFAEGRIAEEAKKAGAHIVGGTELIDGILTNRIRATTILCTPALIRAITPKLGRFLGPLGLMPSERRGTVTEDIAGYIQKLHGSSEWRADRTGTIRAPIATMSFPVEDVANNFRQFLLSVKRATGNLKDSENTDRKSGGAKPVTPITRVLLSSSKGPGIRIEDY from the exons ATGCTTTCCCCACTCCTTCGGCAGTGTGTTTCATCACCCCCA TGTACTGCGTCTCGAGCACGCCTATTCAGCACATCTGTGGCATTGCAATATAACCGGAAAAACAATGCATCTACGATACGCGTGCCTTCGAAAAAGGCCCAGGCTGCCAAAGCTAGGAGAAAGGCTTTGCTTGCGGCGAAAGAAGACAGTCGTTTTCTTAAGCTTACTCTAGAAGACGCCATCGCTGTTCTCCGG GCCGTGGAAGTTGCCTCTCCAAAGTCTACCTATGAATTAACGGTCAAGACCAGCGTTGGAAATGGTGTCGCTGTTCCCAGAGGCAGGGTGAACCTTCCTCGAGAGGCCAAAGCCAAGACCGAAGACAAGATTCTCGTTTTCGCAGAGGGGAGAATCGCAGAAGAGGCAAAGAAAGCTGGAGCACACATTGTAGGCGGTACCGAGTTGATTGATGGT ATTTTGACCAATCGTATCCGTGCAACTACAATTTTGTGTACACCTGCTCTCATCAGAGCCATCACACCGAAACTCGGTCGTTTCCTTGGCCCCTTAGGTCTCATGCCATCTGAACGACGAGGCACTGTTACAGAGGACATTGCCGGATACATTCAGAAGCTCCACGGTTCAAGCGAATGGAGGGCAGATAGAACTGGGACAATCCGGGCTCCAATAGCGACA ATGAGCTTTCCGGTGGAAGATGTCGCCAATAATTTCCGTCAATTTTTGTTGTCCGTGAAGCGAGCGACCGGCAATTTGAAGGATTCGGAGAATACAGATCGTAAATCTGGAGGAGCTAAACCTG TTACACCCATTACCAGAGTGTTGTTAAGCTCTTCAAAGGGTCCAGGAATTCGGATAGAAGATTACTGA
- a CDS encoding Guanine nucleotide-binding protein subunit beta — MSQNQGDIQERIAAARREAESLKEKIRAKRESSADTSLRAMAAEVDALPRIVMRPRRALRGHLAKIYAMHWAADRRHLVSASQDGKLIVWDAYTTNKVHAIPLRSSWVMTCAYSPSGNFVACGGLDNICSIYALNNKDGTSAKGARELSAHSGYLSCCRFINDRQIVTSSGDMTCMLWDIEAGVRVVEFSDHTGDVMSLSLGPNQNIFVSGACDATAKLWDIRTGRATQTFTGHESDINAVQFFPNGDAFATGSDDASCRLFDIRADRELNAFTHDNILCGITSVAFSISGRILFGGYDDWTCNVWDTLKGERVGVLTGHENRVSCLGVSVDGMALCTGSWDSTLRVWAYLEDTSTHREWFESRDVLRLPFLVIHIDVVDATSRFTNVAHFSFTFTYIAIVGKQLQAFNMSEEDRAAKAARAKALLKKRQQKKAADSVAAVVSSTSGSPVVPSRTFSPAPEEDKRDLGDVFSADTSDTSWLTSLPRVTSSPPPAHIPPKSPPPGRRVSLVSPQAVAVPNDHPASSSATLLSADPATLQVQLGLLSKENETLVATIAQLRQFETAAQEAQTLLEAERKALQALQFDYSKLQSDTNIALANERETVSLLVTEKAHLTSELQKREEFESMTVTDNIAPEAQALEEQLETEQTRSKDLTTQASELQTQVQDVSQRLKQLEFREKEILDRCKDHERQLHIATTAGAESRKEADEAQRKLRELEDQIQSDDRVERLESSLKNTQDRADELEFQVSKLKQSYASLKSEKEALDSQLNSSKAKESDWTVQRSKLESQVDQARKELTAIQSERNAIIAEKSKLQEVTETQSNTINGLEEKLTLATSALAISAKQAQNLQQDLKNAIRRADDAENTQRNLQAEGSRLMEAVDEMRPKIVELTSTKLELSERVENLEHTLRNRDSVISQLENDLGEAREQNEQIEATWKKRMEEQEKRHKETQNGVTDIQKAYTELQEELNSALASVKNLETQRTNQHQEASRLLEEVERLTILLQTQGEELDAVRHELEARNEAHEEEQDFLERAQNEIETLRAEISARDSEIEHLRESTKSPQSDAPRSLDDELLSSIRQQHAIEISAATSQIRALENTIFDKDSINHSLQKQINKLEEELAHLRSNSRLGPPSRPASRSLENDVRRSSLHSHRGNQPPLARTIFDHAMTPETRHKRKVSLSMLKARIESEAKPISQPASRALSPVHSEGHSRPSSVASVPHIHRPQFLDESHVFWCHSCQGDLVIL, encoded by the exons ATGTCTCAAAATCAAGGCGATATCCAGGAGCGTATTGCTGCCGCGCGTAGAGAAGCGGAAAGTTTGAAGGAAAAAATCAGAGCAAAGCGAGAATCATCAGCTGATACTAGCT TGCGTGCTATGGCCGCAGAGGTCGATGCGCTCCCTCGAATTGTAATGCGCCCTAGGCGCGCTCTCAGGGGCCATCTTGCGAAGATTTACGCTATGCACTGGGCTGCAGACAGACGCCATCTTGTTTCTGCCTCTCAAGATGGAAAGCTCATTGTCTGGGACGCTTATACCACTAACAAAGTTCATGCTATTCCCCTGCGATCCAGTTGGGTCATGACTTGTGCTTACTCACCATCGGGTAACTTTGTTGCCTGTGGTGGGCTAGACAACATTTGCTCCATTTACGCTTTGAACAACAAAGACGGGACAAGTGCCAAAGGCGCCCGTGAGCTGAGCGCCCACTCTGGATATCTCAGTTGCTGCCGCTTCATCAACGATCGCCAAATTGTGACCAGTTCGGGTGACATGACTTGTATGCTTTGGGACATTGAAGCTGGTGTACGAGTAGTCGAATTCAGTGACCACACCGGAGATGTCATGAG CCTTTCCTTGGGACCTAATCAAAACATCTTTGTCTCTGGCGCCTGTGATGCGACTGCCAAACTATGGGATATTAGAACTGGTCGCGCCACACAGACATTCACTGGTCACGAGTCAGATATCAACGCCGTCCA ATTCTTCCCCAACGGTGATGCATTTGCTACCGGTTCCGACGACGCCTCTTGCCGTTTGTTTGATATTCGTGCGGATCGTGAATTAAACGCCTTCACCCATGATAACATTCTGTGCGGTATCACGTCTGTAGCATTTTCAATCTCCGGTCGTATCCTTTTTGGAGGCTACGATGATTGGACTTGCAATGTCTGGGACACCTTGAAGGGAGAGCGTGTTGGTGTTTTGACAGGCCACGAGAACAGAGTTAGTTGCTTGGGCGTCAGCGTTGATGGAATGGCTCTTTGCACCGGTAGTTGGGATAGCACCCTCAGA GTCTGGGCGTA CTTGGAAGACACGTCGACACATCGGGAGTGGTTTGAATCTCGTGATGTGCTACGGCTTCCGTTTTTGGTAATACATATTGACGTCGTCGACGCGACAAGTCGATTCACAAACGTTGCTCATTTTTCATTCACCTTCACATATATTGCCATCGTTGGCAAACAACTCCAAGCATTCAATATGTCAGAAGAAGACCGCGCAGCCAAGGCAGCAAGAGCAAAGGCTTTG CTCAAGAAACGCCAACAAAAGAAGGCTGCGGACTCTGTTGCCGCCGTAGTGAGCTCAACCTCTGGCTCGCCCGTTGTTCCTTCCAGGACTTTCTCTCCAGCTCCGGAGGAAGATAAACGAGATTTAGGAGACGT CTTCTCTGCAGACACCTCAGACACTTCATGGCTCACTTCATTGCCGCGAGTTAcatcctctcctccgcctgcTCACATCCCACCAAAATCACCACCGCCTGGTCGCCGTGTATCCCTGGTTTCTCCCCAAGCCGTAGCTGTGCCAAACGACCACCCGGCTTCTTCGTCAGCAACATTACTATCTGCAGATCCCGCTACTTTGCAAGTCCAGTTAGGCTTACTTTCTAAAGAGAATGAAACGCTGGTTGCTACAATAGCCCAGCTACGGCAGTTCGAGACTG CTGCTCAGGAGGCGCAGACCTTACTGGAAGCCGAACGGAAAGCACTTCAGGCACTTCAGTTTGACTATTCCAAGTTACAATCGGATACAAATATTGCTCTTGCAAATGAACGAGAAACTGTATCGTTATTGGTGACAGAGAAGGCTCATTTAACCTCGGAGTTGCAGAAACGTGAAGAATTTGAATCTA TGACGGTCACTGATAACATTGCTCCAGAGGCTCAAGCATTGGAAGAACAGCTAGAGACAGAGCAAACGAGGTCGAAGGATCTAACAACTCAAGCCTCAGAGTTACAAACACAGGTTCAGGATGTATCTCAACGTTTGAAACAACTCGAATTtagagagaaagaaatcCTTGACCGTTGTAAAGATCAC GAACGCCAATTACACATTGCCACTACCGCGGGAGCAGAGTCACGCAAAGAGGCCGACGAAGCGCAACGCAAACTGCGCGAATTGGAGGATCAAATCCAAAGCGACGACCGCGTTGAACGCCTGGAATCATCCTTAAAGAATACTCAAGATCGTGCCGATGAGCTGGAGTTCCAAGTATCCAAACTCAAACAG AGTTATGCATCCCTCAAGTCCGAAAAAGAAGCTCTTGACTCCCAATTGAACAGTAGTAAAGCGAAGGAGTCAGATTGGACTGTACAGCGATCGAAGCTTGAATCACAGGTTGACCAGGCTCGAAAAGAGCTAACTGCCATCCAATCTGAGCGCAATGCCATCATTGCAGAAAAGTCGAAGCTTCAAGAGGTCACAGAAACTCAATCCAATACTATCAATGGCCTTGAAGAGAAGCTTACTCTGGCCACGTCTGCTCTGGCTATTAGTGCCAAACAGGCTCAAAATCTTCAGCAGGATCTGAAGAATGCTATCCGACGAGCAGACGATGCAGAGAATACTCAGAGAAACCTGCAAGCTGAAGGGAGCAGACTTATGGAAGCTGTTGATGAAATGCGCCCGAAGATCGTGGAGCTTACGTCTACCAAGCTTGAACTTTCTGAGCGGGTGGAAAATCTGGAACACACACTTCGAAACCGGGATTCTGTCATATCGCAGTTGGAAAATGACTTAGGGGAAGCACGCGAACAGAATGAACAGATTGAGGCAACATGGAAAAAACGCATGGAGGAACAAGAAAAGCGACACAAAGAAACTCAAAATGGTGTCACGGATATTCAAAAGGCGTATACCGAACTTCAGGAAGAACTCAATAGCGCCTTAGCTAGTGTCAAAAATTTGGAAACCCAACGCACAAATCAGCATCAAGAAGCATCACGTCTTTTGGAGGAGGTCGAGCGTTTGACAATTCTCCTACAAACGCAGGGAGAAGAATTAGACGCCGTTAGGCATGAACTGGAAGCACGGAATGAGGCACAT GAGGAAGAACAAGATTTTTTGGAGCGTGCCCAAAACGAGATTGAAACCCTTCGAGCCGAAATTAGTGCCCGAGATAGCGAAATTGAACATCTTCGTGAATCTACCAAATCCCCTCAGTCTGATGCACCTAGATCTCTTGACGACGAATTACTCAGCTCGATCAGGCAGCAGCACGCAATAGAGATTTCCGCCGCCACCTCTCAAATTAGAGCCTTGGAAAACACCATCTTTGACAAGGATAGTATCAATCACTCACTCCAGAAGCAAATCAACAAATTAGAAGAGGAGTTGGCTCACTTGAGGTCGAACTCGCGACTGGGACCGCCCTCAAGACCAGCCAGTCGGTCGCTGGAAAATGATGTCCGCCGGTCGTCTTTGCACTCCCACCGAGGGAACCAGCCACCTTTAGCTCGCACAATATTCGATCATGCCATGACCCCCGAGACACGCCATAAACGGAAGGTCAGCCTCAGTATGCTGAAAGCTCGCATAGAAAGTGAGGCGAAACCGATCTCCCAGCCAGCATCCCGGGCATTGTCACCAGTTCATTCTGAAGGCCATTCTCGACCATCATCGGTAGCATCAGTACCGCATATACATCGACCGCAGTTTTTGGACGAGTCTCACGTATTTTGGTGCCACTCATGCCAAGGGGATCTTGTAATTCTGTAA
- a CDS encoding putative mRNA-splicing protein ubp10 yields MSSIASKRYGVDGDEESMEEDRPSKRARMSVEPEDQTVGSRPQDKSTGKEATVIEQGDEEDENETPDLSEETRASDLYLDTINRASLDFDFEKVCSVSLSNINIYGCLVCGKYFQGRGRKSYAYAHSIHDDHHVFINLETTKVYVLPDGYLVSDPSLDDIAYVLAPTFTKNSVSSLSSPSHLSRLSYDLGHKPYLSGYVGLNNIKRNDHLNVIIHSLLHVPPLRDYLLLSNFRGKEPELLKRFAGLTKKIWNPRLFKSQVSPHEFLQEVNRASGGKFSLEQQGDPVEFLGWLLNRLHKDCGGTKKKDSSVIFKTFQGELRVETQQVLVRPESGPNEKPKFDIDRELKTSVSPFLFLAVDLPPPPLFQDAVEKNIIPQVSIHSVLAKYDGRTAQESPGQLRRYKCQRLPPYIILHFKRFTKNIFVEEKNPTIVNFPLRGLDFKEYVDAPPTNSPTMYDLIANVTHESVAGTTRDKENTVWKAYIRAGGGGGDNEKWFMIQDLIVEETRKEMIFLGETTLQIWERRKDV; encoded by the exons ATGTCGTCAATTGCATCTAAACGCTATGGCGTAGATGGGGATGAAGAATCAATGGAGGAAGATCGACCCAGCAAACGCGCAAGGATGAGCGTTGAACCAGAAGACCAAACGGTTGGTTCAAGGCCTCAGGACAAATCAACCGGTAAAGAAGCGACCGTCATCGAACAAggggatgaagaggatgagaaTGAAACACCAGACCTATCTGAGGAAACACGAGCATCTGACCTATACTTGGACACG ATTAATAGAGCTAGCTTGGATTTCGACTTCGAAAAGGTCTGCTCTGTTTCTCTATCCAATATCAATATATATGGATGTCTAGTCTGTGGCAAATACTTCCAAGGTCGAGGCCGTAAATCCTACGCATATGCACATTCCATTCACGACGATCACCACGTATTCATAAATCTTGAAACTACAAAA GTCTACGTACTTCCAGATGGATACCTTGTGTCTGATCCTTCGCTGGATGACATTGCCTATGTCCTGGCGCCGACCTTCACCAAAAATTCCGTATCCAGCTTGTCATCCCCTTCACACCTTTCTCGACTCTCTTACGATCTCGGACACAAACCATACCTATCCGGATACGTTGGCTTGAATAACATCAAAAGGAACGATCATCTGAACGTCATCATCCATTCCCTTTTGCATGTCCCACCTCTACGGGATTATCTCTTGCTGTCAAATTTTCGCGGGAAAGAACCGGAACTTTTGAAAAGGTTTGCGGGTTTAACGAAGAAGATTTGGAATCCTAGATTGTTCAAGAGTCAAGTCAGCCCTCACGAGTTTCTCCAAGAGGTAAATAGAGCCAGTGGAGGAAAGTTCAGTCTAGAACAACAAGGTGACCCAGTCGAATTTCTTGGCTGGTTACTTAACCGCCTCCATAAAGATTGCGGTGGGaccaagaagaaagattCTA GTGTAATTTTCAAGACCTTCCAAGGAGAGCTTAGGGTTGAAACACAACAGGTGTTGGTTCGACCAGAGTCTGGACCAAATGAAAAACCCAAATTTGATATAGATCGTG AATTGAAAACATCAGTTTCACCTTTTCTGTTTTTAGCCGTCGATCtacctccccctcctctctTCCAAGACGCCGTTGAAAAAAATATTATTCCGCAAGTTAGCATCCATTCTGTGTTAGCGAAGTATGACGGAAGGACTGCCCAG GAATCACCCGGTCAACTTCGTAGATACAAATGCCAGAGACTTCCCCCTTACATTATTCTTCACTTCAAACGCTTTACGAAGAATATATTCGTAGAAGAGAAAAACCCAACTATCGTTAATTTTCCGTTACGTGGCCTAGATTTCAAAGAAT ATGTTGATGCTCCTCCAACTAATTCGCCCACAATGTACGATCTGATCGCCAACGTTACCCATGAATCCGTAGCAGGGACCACCAGAGATAAGGAAAATACTGTGTGGAAAGCCTACATcagagcaggaggaggaggaggcgatAATGAAAAATGGTTCATGATACAAGATCTCATTGTGGAAGAAACACGGAAAGAGATGATATTTTTAGGCGAGACAACCTTGCAG ATCTGGGAGCGCAGAAAAGACGTTTAA
- a CDS encoding Rsm22-cox11 tandem protein 1, mitochondrial: MLRKSFLTPQRIGNRISLRYIFYGALSTTGARRYASPKPTLNLDPSYQALLNDINIALNSNKANPPVHRELEIIEGSSSQVTQELSVQDWLPMQMPLEPTIEDDSDDPEHRKSPAALFGSKRISMVVLPEQLKSTVDQLIFEEGTLALRGDSTRLFKAPEDESGGGQWDTEYDVKYSSREQAMRHAIRDGMAFATVALPAHYSAIMSVLQHIKQRLEPSWEVNRIIDWGAGTGSGLWASVYSFQHQSNLDSDAVQDAVIEKSKILSYVGIEKRVGLASIGKKLAARVPTGSIDISWKKSFNEQQHKVLREEGPATIALSAFALTSLSTATAQKKIVQEMWDSGAHTIVIIDHNTEKGFHAVAQAREYLLRLGNEEVEDPAIAKLDVVGSHVLAPCPHDRPCPLLRPGGVTLTCGFSQRLQRPPFMRHSKQTRVGHEDIGYSYTVIRRGPRPTLVNTSVGRVGAVGKRAMEMARFANEEMRELKVELDANDTVNNILTAEIPETEGTITLQDDELGDSDLQVALRREAYEWPRVVFRPIKNPGHIILDSCTKEGQLMRITIPKSQGKQPFYDARKSNWGDLFPHAPKNAPVERHQPRIRKGNRGSGADIGKRKDSFKARQKQSYGEIALSVRERKKQSKQQFARTRGDKVWQD, encoded by the exons ATGCTAAGGAAGTCATTTTTAACTCCTCAGCGGATAGGGAATCGTATTTCGCTGAGGTACATTTTCTATGGTGCGCTTAGCACTACTGGGGCCAGGAGATATGCGTCTCCAAAACCTACCTTGAACCTCGATCCTAGCTATCAAGCTTTGCTCAACGACATCAATATTGCTTTGAACAGCAACAAAGCCAATCCACCGGTACATCGAGAATTGGAGATTATTGAAGGGTCATCAAGCCAGGTAACGCAAGAACTATCTGTTCAAGATTGGCTACCAATGCAAATGCCACTTGAACCCACAATCGAAGATGATTCCGACGATCCTGAACACCGAAAATCTCCTGCTGCATTGTTCGGTTCCAAGCGGATATCCATGGTCGTTCTCCCGGAACAATTAAAATCTACTGTAGACCAGTTGATCTTCG AGGAAGGAACTTTGGCTTTGCGCGGCGATTCGACACGTCTTTTCAAAGCGCCTGAGGATGAAAGTGGCGGAGGGCAGTGGGATACAGAGTATGATGTCAAATATTCTTCTCGAGAACAGGCTATGAGGCATGCTATCCGTGACGGAATGGCATTTGCTACTGTAGCTCTCCCGGCACACTATTCAGCAATCATGTCGGTTTTACAACACATCAAACAGAGATTGGAGCCTTCATGGGAAGTGAACAGAATAATAGACTGGGGTGCGGGTACTGGAAGTGGACTATG GGCCTCAGTTTATTCTTTTCAACACCAAAGCAATCTGGATTCCGACGCTGTTCAGGATGCAGTTATCGAAAAATCTAAAATTTTATCCTACGTTGGGATTGAGAAACGTGTTGGACTAGCGTCTATCGGAAAGAAGTTGGCTGCCC GTGTTCCAACTGGTTCCATTGATATTTCGTGGAAGAAGTCCTTTAACGAACAACAACACAAGGTGCTCCGGGAGGAAGGACCGGCTACAATAGCATTATCGGCATTCGCTCTCACGTCGTTGTCGACAGCTACAGCCCAGAAAAAAATTGTTCAGGAGATGTGGGACAGTGGTGCTCATACCATA GTAATTATTGATCATAATACAGAAAAAGGTTTCCACGCTGTTGCTCAAGCAAGAGAATATCTGTTACGGTTGGGTAatgaagaggttgaggaCCCTGCGATCGCGAAATTGGATGTTGTGGGCTCTCACGTTCTTGCTCCA TGTCCTCATGATCGTCCTTGCCCTTTGCTTCGTCCGGGAGGCGTCACTCTCACCTGCGGATTTTCTCAGCGGCTACAACGTCCACCATTCATGCGACACAGCAAACAAACACGTGTTGGCCACGAAGATATCGGGTATTCGTACACTGTCATTCGACGAGGCCCTCGTCCTACGCTAGTCAATACTTCGGTCGGTAGAGTTGGTGCAGTAGGGAAAAGGGCTATGGAAATGGCCCGTTTTGCCAATGAGGAAATGAGAGAATTGAAAGTCGAACTTGATGCAAATGACACTGTTAACAATATTCTCACTGCTGAAATACCCGAAACCGAGGGTACCATTACCCTTCAAGATGACGAACTAGGGGATTCAGATCTGCAGGTGGCGCTCCGAAGAGAAGCATACGAATGGCCCAGAGTTGTCTTCCGACCAATAAAAAATCCTGGGCACATCATCTTAGATAGCTGCACCAAAGAAG GACAATTGATGCGAATTACCATTCCTAAGTCCCAAGGCAAACAGCCATTCTATGATGCTCGGAAGTCTAATTGGGGGGATCTTTTCCCCCATGCACCAAAAAACGCGCCGGTAGAGCGTCACCAACCAAGGATTAGGAAAGGCAATCGTGGCTCCGGGGCAGACATtgggaaaagaaaggataGTTTCAAGGCTCGCCAAAAACAAAGCTATGGCGAGATAGCGTTGAGTGTCCGAGAACGCAAGAAGCAATCTAAGCAGCAGTTCGCTCGCACTCGCGGAGACAAGGTTTGGCAAGATTGA